The Gammaproteobacteria bacterium genome includes the window ATTTGGTTGAGTAAATCTTGAAGACGATCAGCCTCCCCGATGATGATGCGAGTGTATTCCTTTAGAATATTGTCGGATAACTCTCGCTCCAAAAGCTGGGCAGCACCTCTTAGACCACCTAGTGGATTTTTGATTTCATGAGCCAATCCTCGTATTAACGCCCGAGTAGCCGTATTTTGGGTAAACAGAACTCCTTCTCGTAATATCCGCAAATGACGATCCTCGCGTACTAATTCTACTAACAATTCTCGAGAAGTATTTCTGTCCAATACTGGAGTAACCATGCAGCAAACAGTGGCTGAACGCGCACCTGAGAGTAATAATACGATTTCACATTCAGTGAAAGAAAAACCAGTCGCGAGAGCTTTATTCAAACGTATGCAAAATGATCTATTATGTGGCAATAAATCATCCAATAATAGCCCAACAGCATGACGTTTACTTATTGCCAGCAGCATTTCGGCAGCGAGATTTAGATAACGCAGACATAATTGATCATCAAAAAGCAAAACTGCTGTGCTAAGATTTTCTAAGGTACGCGAAACGATATTGATGTCTGAGTCAATCATACATTTAATGTGAAATGGCGATGCGGCAGCAATAATGTGAGTGAAAACATCTTTATCAATCACATTATTGATTTACTCATTAACTGAAGTAATGTCTATGTAACACTAAACCAAATTATTCAGTATGAGACTAAAATAAAAAGAAGCCTCTGCTTTATAATTAACTTAGTTATGTTTTTATACCCTTTTATATCAAACTTACGTTATTTAGGTACCGACGAATAGGCGTTAGGCATAAAATTTTCGAAGCGTGTATAATTGCTAAAGAAAGTCAGACGTATTGTGCCAATTGGTCCATTACGTTGCTTGCCTATGATGATCTCTGCGGTTCCTTTATCGGTACTGTCCTCATTGTAGACTTCATCGCGGTAAATAAAAACAATCAAATCAGCATCTTGTTCAATTGCTCCTGAATTGTGACTGACAATGCCATTTGCAAGCCATGATGCAGGACCAGGTACGGTTAAGTCATACACATCTGCTTCCACTTCTGGTTCAATAGCGATAATACGTTCCCATGAAATAGTATTTTTACTGAATGAGTGAGTGTCAGGTAATGTATCTTGATGGATTGATTTTACAATTGCGATTTTGTCATTCACGGAGAGATATTGTAATTGCTGCCAACCGCAACGAGAATATAAACGATGTTTTTCCGTCGCGCTGATCTTTTGTCCGCTAGCGAGATGAAGATTAAATACAGGTTTTTTTCCTACACACCAAATTTTTTCAGCCGAAGCTGTAATTAAATTACCTTTTCCGTTAACCGCCAAAACTTGTGGAGTTTGTCCGACCAAGTCACCTATTGCCAAATGCTGACCACTGGCAAGAATAACCAGAGTGTCGCCGGTCACGCATTCCCGCAAGTCAGACATTTGTGGTCGTTTATTAGGCCGCTGTTCCAGACTGCGATTGAGCTGAGAAAGTGCTATTACTGGAACGCGAAGTTCTTTTGCTAAAGATTTAAGGCCGCGTGAAATTTCGGAGATTTCTGCAGTCCGGTTTTCCTTGCTGCCGAGAACCTGCATGAGTTGTAAATAATCAATGATGATTAAATCCAGTCCTTTTTCACGCTTGAGGCGCCGACAGCGGGCACGCAATTCACCAAGAGAGAGCGCAGGAGTATCATCTATAAGCATGTTTGCTCCTGACAAGATGCTAACTGCCGAAGTTAATCTCGGCCAATCATCATCATCTAATTTGCCAGTACGAACCCGGTGTTGATCGACTCGCCCGAGCGAAGAAATCATGCGCATGGCAAGTTGTTCACCGGGCATTTCCATGCTGAATATCGCTACTACCTTTTTTTCCTTGATAGAAGCATGTTCCGCGATATTCATTGCAAAACTGGTTTTTCCCATCGATGGTCGGCCTGCGACAATCACAAAATCCGAAGGCTGCAAGCCCGAGGTCATTTCATCAAAATCAGAGAAGCCTGCAGGAATGCCAGTAATGGAACATTTTTGATGATATAAAAAATCAATACGTTCAATGGCTTTTATTGCAAGATCATGAATGCCTTGAAAATCTTGCCGCGTGCGTGCACCATGATCAGCAATTTCAAAGACTCGCTGCTCGGCAAAATCAATTAATTCACTCGCATCACGGCCTTCGGGATTATAAGCGGCACCTGCAATGTCGGTACCAACATGAATTAGCGCACGCAGTACCGAACGTTCACGAACGATATTAGCGTAAGCGCGGATATTGGCAGCGCTCGGAGTATCCCTAGCTAAAGTCGCCAAATAGGCCAATCCTCCAGAAGAGGACAGCTCTCCTCGAGCTTCAAGCCATTCGGATAGAGTGACAACATCAAATGGACCCGCCTTGTCCGCTAGGCTCGCCACTGCCCGGAAGATCAAACGGTGATCGCGGCGATAAAAATCATCCTCCGTTAGCAAATCCACCACCTGATCCCATGCTGCATTATCAAGCATTAGTCCTCCCAGAACAGATTGTTCAGCTTCCTGGGAGTGCGGTGGAACACGTAGAGCTTGCGTGGTTGCGTCAAAACCTCTTGGCACGTAATCAGCAACCTCGCGCATGACGTGAGACGATCCAGCTCAGACACGCAGAATCAAGGCTTTTACTCCTCAGCAACTACCGAAATTGTGACAACTACATTTACTTCAGTATGTAGATGGATTCCAACTTCATGATCGCCGACGATCCGCAGGGGACCATTGAGCAAGCGTACCTCAGATTTAATAATTTCGACACCAGCGTCGGTCAGGGCAAAGGCGATATCGGCAGCCCCTACCGAGCCGAACAATCGACCCTCTGCACCAGCGCGTTGACGGACAACCACGACACCCAGCGCAGTAAGTGCTTCGCCACGACTACGCGCCGCCGCCACCGTATCACTTTCGATGCGTTCCAATTCCATTCGTTGCGCCTCGAAGGCCGCCAAATTAGCAGCAGTGGCAGGAGTGGCCTTTCCCTTAGGAATTAAAAAATTACGGGCATAACCCGGTTTAACTTTGACCCTGGCACCAAGCAGACCCAAATTTTTCTGTTTTTCAAGCAAAATTACTTCCATCGTTATTGACCTTTAATACTGTAATTAATCAGAAAACGAAACAAAAGGTTTTAGCACTGCTTCTAAATGTACATATCAGTGTTTACGGGCATACAATTTAATAATAATTCGCTCCCACGAATACATTCGTGAAATTCTTGATGACGAGATAATTAAACCAGCGGCACTCTAGATATTTTTTGTAATCATTGAAATACCCGTCAGGTTCCACGTCCAATCCTTTCGCGTAAATCAACCCAGGTATCGGCAAGGCCAGTAGCCGCGAGGATGGTCATCATTTGGCGTGGAAAAATAAAAGTAAGCACATAAACCCCAATCAACCAGCCAACGGGTTCCCCAAAATTAGCGTTCAGCCCATGGACTACCGCTAATCCAGTAATAAAAAACGCTGCCATCATTACAAATACTAGATCTACTCCCAATGATTCCAACGAGGATGGTCCAAATTGGGTGAGAGCCATCGCTCCTAAGGCTGCGACGCCCACCGCAGGGTGCAAACGCAGAACCAAAAATTCTTCTGTAAAGCCGCCGGGGTTATAAAGCAGCGATTGCCACCAACGCGCCAACAATAAATTACCGACCAGGCTCATTAACATCCCAGCCGCGACTAGACCAGTCATGACCTGAGACAATCCTTCAATCAATTGTACCAGTTCCGGTCCTGGTTCCGGGCCGACCCGTGCAAAGGTATCCATCAAAAACATTCGCCACCAAGACGCTAAATCGCCAATCAGCCAATGGATCATCGCCACTCCGAGTGATACCAATCCCAAGGCCACCATCACTACAAGAGGCAATGAGACCGTGATACGCAGAATGACACTCAAAAACCAAAGTGGTGCCCATAGTGCTCCCAGCATGGCCACTGCCAAACTCGCCGTTCCCATGATCGGTAACGCCAACAGTGCCAGGGCGACGGTTGCCAGCCCCATCACCAACAATCCGGCGCTTGGGCCACGGCGAAGCGTTACTAAACCCAAGGACGCGCCACTCAAAAATGAAATGAGTGAGGTGGCAGGGGGTAAAATCAAGGCCACGGTCGCAGTTATGGCCACCACAGTGGCAGCCGTCAATGGGGCGCGCATAACGAACCCCGCGAGCAACTTCATCGCTTCCATTTTCCCTGTCTAACAGGGTTTAATGACGATCTGTGTAGGGTAACAATGCCAGGAAGCGCGCACGTTTGACGGCACTGGCTAACTGGCGCTGGTACCGTACCTTCGTCCCGGTGATTCGACTTGGGACGATTTTTCCCGTCTCGGTGATGTAATTTTTAAGAGTAGCTAGGTCCTTGTAGTCGATCTCCTTCACTCCCTCTGCGGTAAAACGGCAATATTTTTTGCGACGAAAAAAGCGTGACACGTTGATATTCCTCAATATTTCGTGGACAACATCGTATTGTGACGTTCCCTACATGAATGATCAGGGTTTATTCGCTCTGGAAAGCAGTCTCTTCGCGACGAGGTTCGTTGTCAGTTTTTTCCTCGCGCTGCTTGACCAAGGGAGAAGGTTCGAGAACGGCGCTTTTGCGTTTCATGACGAGGCTGCGTAGCACCGCGTCATTAAAGCGAAAAGCATTTTCCAGCTCGTCAAGCACATCCTGACCGCACTCAATGTTCATGAGCACATAGTGAGCTTTATGAACTTTGGCAATGGGATAGGCAAGCTGACGCCGTCCCCAGTCTTCCAAGCGATGGATAGTTCCACTGTGGGTTTCAATAGTTTGACGATAACGCTCAATCATCGCCGGCACTTGTTCGGTTTGATCGGGGTGAACTAGGAATACAATTTCGTAGTGATGCATGATACTCCTTACGGATAATCCACGGTTGCAGACAGATGAATTTCTTCCCACCACGAGATAGGCTATGGAAAAAATTACATCCGATGCTCCGAGGGAGGATGAAGTCACCCGCCAAGCGGGCAACAAGGAGGGAATATTGTCCATTGCGTTACGAATGAAACGCGCGATTTTAAAGGGCAACCAATGGAAGTACAAGCAAGAAAATCATCAATAACGTACTAAACCACCCCATGGCTAAAGCCAGGGGGTTTCAAGGATGAACCCATCGGGGTCTCCAGGCTCTCGCGTTTCCGCTACAACATCCTGACCATGACCGATGGTAATTCCTCTTTTACAAACGACCCGCTCGGACGGTCTACAGCACCGTGATCCTGCCCGAAGGCTCAATCTTCGCAGGTTCATGACGCAACCACCCCGTTTGTAACAGCGTGGGTTTCCAAGCCGCCCTCATTTCTTTTTATGTGGGATGGGTGGTGCATTGTCATTGTTTACAATACAACTTTTTACTTTACCGTCAGTACGTTATAGCTTTGCGACATAAAACATCTTTATCCTAACAATAAGGAAATCTTTCCCATGGCTAAAACCAGGGATTCTCGCGATTTTTTGTTGATAAGATCTCGCCACAATGACACAGAATAGATCAACTTCAAAATCTGCTTTCACCAATTTCGCCCGTTAAGGTATCGACGGTATATTTGATGATTGGACCGCAGCTTTGATGGCCGAACTAACCTCGGGAGGAGT containing:
- the glnL gene encoding sensory histidine kinase NtrB, with the translated sequence MIDKDVFTHIIAAASPFHIKCMIDSDINIVSRTLENLSTAVLLFDDQLCLRYLNLAAEMLLAISKRHAVGLLLDDLLPHNRSFCIRLNKALATGFSFTECEIVLLLSGARSATVCCMVTPVLDRNTSRELLVELVREDRHLRILREGVLFTQNTATRALIRGLAHEIKNPLGGLRGAAQLLERELSDNILKEYTRIIIGEADRLQDLLNQMLGPNTLPRKRAINIHEVLERVHTLVKSEVCQGIQLHIDYDPSIPSVIVDPDQMIQVFLNLVRNAAQALGERGNITLRTRVRRQFTIAGQRHRLVLNVDVIDNGPGVPDELLPYIFLPMVTGRTNGVGLGLPIAQSLINQNGGFIECVSQPGETIFSLFLPLSNNDFQKIQQVAQDDGSKARTCLDH
- the dnaB gene encoding Replicative DNA helicase; translation: MREVADYVPRGFDATTQALRVPPHSQEAEQSVLGGLMLDNAAWDQVVDLLTEDDFYRRDHRLIFRAVASLADKAGPFDVVTLSEWLEARGELSSSGGLAYLATLARDTPSAANIRAYANIVRERSVLRALIHVGTDIAGAAYNPEGRDASELIDFAEQRVFEIADHGARTRQDFQGIHDLAIKAIERIDFLYHQKCSITGIPAGFSDFDEMTSGLQPSDFVIVAGRPSMGKTSFAMNIAEHASIKEKKVVAIFSMEMPGEQLAMRMISSLGRVDQHRVRTGKLDDDDWPRLTSAVSILSGANMLIDDTPALSLGELRARCRRLKREKGLDLIIIDYLQLMQVLGSKENRTAEISEISRGLKSLAKELRVPVIALSQLNRSLEQRPNKRPQMSDLRECVTGDTLVILASGQHLAIGDLVGQTPQVLAVNGKGNLITASAEKIWCVGKKPVFNLHLASGQKISATEKHRLYSRCGWQQLQYLSVNDKIAIVKSIHQDTLPDTHSFSKNTISWERIIAIEPEVEADVYDLTVPGPASWLANGIVSHNSGAIEQDADLIVFIYRDEVYNEDSTDKGTAEIIIGKQRNGPIGTIRLTFFSNYTRFENFMPNAYSSVPK
- a CDS encoding DUF2232 domain-containing protein, which produces MKLLAGFVMRAPLTAATVVAITATVALILPPATSLISFLSGASLGLVTLRRGPSAGLLVMGLATVALALLALPIMGTASLAVAMLGALWAPLWFLSVILRITVSLPLVVMVALGLVSLGVAMIHWLIGDLASWWRMFLMDTFARVGPEPGPELVQLIEGLSQVMTGLVAAGMLMSLVGNLLLARWWQSLLYNPGGFTEEFLVLRLHPAVGVAALGAMALTQFGPSSLESLGVDLVFVMMAAFFITGLAVVHGLNANFGEPVGWLIGVYVLTFIFPRQMMTILAATGLADTWVDLRERIGRGT
- the rpsR gene encoding 30S ribosomal subunit protein S18 — translated: MSRFFRRKKYCRFTAEGVKEIDYKDLATLKNYITETGKIVPSRITGTKVRYQRQLASAVKRARFLALLPYTDRH
- the rplI gene encoding 50S ribosomal subunit protein L9 — its product is MEVILLEKQKNLGLLGARVKVKPGYARNFLIPKGKATPATAANLAAFEAQRMELERIESDTVAAARSRGEALTALGVVVVRQRAGAEGRLFGSVGAADIAFALTDAGVEIIKSEVRLLNGPLRIVGDHEVGIHLHTEVNVVVTISVVAEE
- the rpsF gene encoding 30S ribosomal subunit protein S6, with translation MHHYEIVFLVHPDQTEQVPAMIERYRQTIETHSGTIHRLEDWGRRQLAYPIAKVHKAHYVLMNIECGQDVLDELENAFRFNDAVLRSLVMKRKSAVLEPSPLVKQREEKTDNEPRREETAFQSE